The Castellaniella sp. genome includes a window with the following:
- a CDS encoding DMT family transporter produces MNRQPMDALASGTMLLLCLIWAMQQIALKATAQDFSPVFQIALRTAAGGVLVGAFMAWQGQALGAALRCWRPGVVAGSLYALEFVLLGESLRFTTAGHVVVLLYTAPIFAALGLHWKLPEERLAWVQWLGVVLAFTGVGLAFLIREPGQAVDPTAMLWGDFLALLGGAAWGATTVVVRVTPLAELPASHTLMYQLVVGAAWLLLMAVLLGQTHFNPTALVWASLTFQTLFVAFISYLTWFWLLRKYLASRLGVFSFLTPLFGVVLGAWLLDEPIGKGFLLGALLVVLGVVLLSGYGWYAQWRTQHRILSR; encoded by the coding sequence ATGAACCGCCAACCCATGGATGCCCTGGCCAGCGGCACGATGCTGCTGTTGTGTTTGATCTGGGCCATGCAGCAGATTGCCCTGAAGGCCACGGCCCAGGACTTTTCCCCGGTATTCCAGATTGCCCTGCGCACCGCAGCGGGGGGCGTGTTGGTGGGGGCGTTCATGGCCTGGCAGGGCCAAGCCCTGGGGGCCGCCTTGCGTTGCTGGCGGCCAGGGGTGGTGGCTGGCTCCCTGTATGCCCTGGAATTCGTGCTGCTGGGCGAAAGCCTGCGTTTTACAACGGCTGGGCATGTGGTGGTGCTGCTGTATACCGCCCCTATTTTTGCGGCGTTGGGGTTGCACTGGAAATTGCCCGAGGAACGCCTGGCCTGGGTGCAATGGCTGGGGGTGGTGCTGGCCTTTACCGGGGTGGGATTGGCTTTTCTGATCCGGGAGCCCGGCCAGGCCGTTGATCCGACAGCCATGTTATGGGGGGATTTTCTGGCATTGCTGGGAGGGGCGGCCTGGGGGGCCACTACCGTGGTGGTGCGGGTAACGCCATTGGCGGAACTCCCGGCCAGCCATACCTTGATGTACCAGTTGGTGGTCGGGGCGGCGTGGTTGTTGTTAATGGCTGTTTTGCTGGGGCAGACGCACTTCAATCCCACCGCCTTGGTTTGGGCCAGCCTGACATTTCAGACCCTGTTCGTGGCCTTTATCAGCTATCTGACCTGGTTCTGGCTATTGCGTAAATACCTGGCATCCCGGCTGGGGGTTTTTTCGTTTTTGACCCCCTTGTTTGGGGTGGTGCTGGGGGCCTGGCTGCTGGATGAGCCCATCGGAAAAGGATTCTTGCTGGGTGCCTTGTTGGTGGTGCTGGGGGTCGTGTTGCTGAGTGGCTATGGCTGGTATGCACAATGGCGTACTCAGCATCGGATACTTAGCCGCTGA
- a CDS encoding biotin--protein ligase, with amino-acid sequence MNQEADGPLVGHGEYKIPGGKLVVVDLQARHGRLVEVRLSGDFFLEPPEALDRINAALEGLPIGTSAQALAQAVQDALSADVQMFGISPEGIAVVIQRALA; translated from the coding sequence ATGAATCAGGAAGCAGACGGTCCCCTGGTGGGCCATGGCGAATACAAAATCCCCGGCGGCAAGCTCGTTGTGGTGGATCTACAGGCCCGACACGGACGGCTGGTCGAGGTGCGGCTATCGGGGGATTTCTTTCTCGAACCGCCCGAGGCCTTGGATCGCATCAATGCAGCCCTGGAGGGCTTGCCCATCGGCACCAGCGCCCAGGCCCTGGCCCAAGCCGTACAAGACGCCTTGTCTGCCGATGTGCAGATGTTTGGCATCAGCCCGGAAGGTATTGCCGTGGTCATCCAGAGGGCATTGGCATGA
- a CDS encoding diaminopimelate dehydrogenase, translating into MASSPIRIGIAGYGNLGRGAQAAIAQHPDMQLVGIFTRRNPAALVQTGTAVPVWSLDAAADHRDDIDVLILCGGSKDDLPAQGPQLARWFTTVDSYDTHARIPDYFEALDAAAKAGGNLSILAVGWDPGLFSINRLMGEAILPQGGTYTFWGKGLSQGHSDAIRRVPGVAGGVQYTIPVPQAVQRVRSGQLPQLSTREKHTRECFVVLQPGADAQQVEHTIVSMPDYFVDYDTTVHFIDADTLQRDHAGMPHGGFVIRSGISGQDNAQVIEYSLNLSSNPGFTSSVLVAYARAAWRLKLAGDTGARSVFDVAPGLLSPKSAADLRRELL; encoded by the coding sequence ATGGCTTCATCCCCCATCCGTATTGGCATTGCAGGTTATGGCAATCTAGGCCGTGGCGCCCAAGCCGCCATTGCCCAGCATCCCGACATGCAGTTGGTTGGCATCTTCACGCGCCGCAATCCCGCCGCCCTGGTCCAGACCGGGACAGCCGTGCCGGTCTGGTCGCTGGACGCCGCCGCTGACCACCGTGATGATATTGACGTACTGATCCTATGCGGCGGCTCCAAGGACGATCTACCGGCACAAGGCCCTCAGCTTGCCCGCTGGTTCACGACGGTAGACAGCTACGATACCCATGCACGCATCCCCGACTACTTCGAGGCCCTGGATGCTGCTGCCAAGGCAGGCGGCAACCTGTCGATTCTGGCGGTAGGCTGGGACCCAGGCCTGTTTTCCATCAACCGTCTGATGGGCGAAGCCATTCTGCCCCAAGGCGGGACGTATACATTCTGGGGCAAGGGCCTGAGCCAGGGCCATTCGGATGCCATCCGCCGCGTACCAGGCGTGGCTGGCGGGGTGCAATACACCATCCCGGTACCCCAGGCCGTGCAGCGTGTGCGCTCAGGCCAACTGCCTCAATTAAGCACCCGCGAAAAACACACCCGCGAATGCTTTGTTGTTCTGCAACCTGGCGCAGATGCCCAGCAGGTGGAACACACCATTGTCAGCATGCCGGATTATTTTGTCGACTATGACACGACCGTGCACTTCATCGACGCCGATACGCTGCAACGTGACCACGCCGGCATGCCACACGGCGGCTTTGTCATTCGCAGCGGCATTTCTGGCCAGGATAATGCTCAGGTCATCGAATATTCGTTGAATCTAAGCAGCAATCCGGGGTTTACGTCCAGCGTGCTGGTGGCCTATGCACGCGCCGCCTGGCGGTTGAAGCTGGCTGGCGACACCGGCGCCCGCAGCGTATTTGATGTGGCGCCCGGCCTGCTATCACCAAAATCAGCGGCTGACCTGCGCCGCGAATTGCTGTAG
- the ubiG gene encoding bifunctional 2-polyprenyl-6-hydroxyphenol methylase/3-demethylubiquinol 3-O-methyltransferase UbiG — translation MHTANASPAELDKFGALASNWWDPQGDLKTLHDINPLRLDWIRDQADTLDQKKILDIGCGGGLLTEAMAAEGAQVTGIDLAKPSLQVARLHGHESGVQVQYECISAEDYASQHPGAFDVVTCMELLEHVPDPAAIVQACATLVRPGGLVCFSTLNRNPKSFALAIVAAEYLLRMVPRGTHDYRQFITPSELAAAARQSGLDVTNLCGIQYQPITRLYQLCQDTGVNYMMAARRPD, via the coding sequence ATGCATACAGCCAATGCCAGCCCTGCAGAGCTGGATAAATTCGGTGCTCTGGCCTCCAACTGGTGGGATCCTCAGGGCGATCTGAAAACACTGCACGACATCAACCCGCTACGCCTGGACTGGATCCGCGACCAAGCCGACACGCTGGATCAGAAGAAAATACTGGATATAGGCTGTGGCGGCGGCCTGCTGACCGAAGCCATGGCAGCCGAAGGCGCACAAGTCACCGGCATTGATCTGGCCAAGCCATCGCTACAGGTTGCACGCCTGCACGGCCACGAATCCGGCGTGCAGGTGCAGTATGAATGCATCAGCGCCGAAGACTATGCCAGCCAGCACCCCGGCGCCTTCGATGTGGTCACCTGCATGGAACTGCTGGAACATGTCCCCGACCCAGCCGCGATCGTCCAGGCTTGCGCCACCCTGGTGCGCCCAGGCGGCTTGGTGTGTTTTTCCACCTTGAACCGCAATCCGAAATCCTTCGCTTTGGCCATTGTGGCAGCCGAATATCTGCTGCGCATGGTGCCACGCGGCACCCATGACTATCGGCAATTCATCACGCCCAGCGAACTGGCCGCCGCCGCGCGCCAATCTGGCCTGGACGTCACGAATCTCTGCGGCATCCAGTACCAACCTATTACCCGCCTGTACCAGCTATGCCAGGACACCGGCGTCAACTACATGATGGCCGCACGGCGTCCGGACTAA
- a CDS encoding biotin/lipoate A/B protein ligase family protein, which translates to MNTPAPRSQWTEHNWQLLHPEPLLPLQHMALDHVLLDEVAAGRRPPTLRIWEWAAPAVVIGIFQSLKNEVDAQAAQRHGIQVVRRISGGGAMFIEPGNTITYSLYAPLSLIEGMSFQDAYAYMDSFVLQTLDKLGIKAWYQPLNDITSEGGKIGGAAQARRGGAVLHHVTMAYDIDAAKMVQVLRIGREKLSDKGTASAAKRVDPLRSQTGLARDVIIQRMLETFRQRNGLHEDALKPAELLAMQQLIEAKFGTEAWLAKVP; encoded by the coding sequence ATGAATACTCCTGCGCCGCGTAGCCAATGGACGGAGCACAACTGGCAGTTGCTGCATCCCGAGCCCCTGCTGCCATTGCAACACATGGCGTTGGACCATGTCTTGCTGGATGAGGTCGCCGCCGGCCGTCGGCCGCCGACCTTGCGGATCTGGGAATGGGCGGCCCCTGCTGTGGTGATCGGTATCTTCCAGTCCCTCAAGAACGAGGTTGACGCGCAGGCCGCCCAGCGGCATGGCATTCAGGTCGTGCGCCGCATCAGCGGGGGTGGGGCGATGTTTATCGAACCCGGCAACACCATTACCTATTCCTTGTATGCGCCGCTGTCTCTGATTGAGGGCATGAGTTTTCAGGATGCTTATGCCTATATGGACAGTTTTGTGCTGCAGACTCTGGACAAGCTGGGTATCAAGGCATGGTATCAGCCGCTGAATGACATTACCTCAGAGGGCGGAAAAATAGGCGGCGCTGCTCAGGCCCGTCGTGGTGGGGCGGTGTTGCACCATGTCACCATGGCGTATGACATCGACGCGGCCAAAATGGTGCAGGTGTTGCGTATTGGCCGTGAAAAACTCTCTGATAAGGGCACGGCGTCGGCGGCAAAACGTGTCGATCCATTGCGTAGCCAGACAGGGCTGGCCCGCGATGTCATCATCCAGCGCATGCTGGAGACCTTTCGCCAGCGCAATGGTTTGCACGAAGACGCCCTAAAACCCGCAGAGCTGCTGGCCATGCAGCAGTTGATCGAGGCTAAGTTCGGCACCGAAGCCTGGCTGGCCAAGGTGCCTTGA
- the sstT gene encoding serine/threonine transporter SstT — protein MAASSSKNNALLQFVSNGSLVTQILLGLLAGIVLAYISPDSALAVGLLGSLFVAALKSVAPFLVFVLVTASIANHQKGAKTQLGPILILYLVGTFAAALVAVLASFIFPLTIQLQLGNEVVNPPSGVLEVLRNLLLSVVDNPVRALLEANYIGILAWAVGLGLALRQAHGVTKNVVSDLSLGLSFIVRVVIRLAPIGIFGLVASTIAETGFDALLDYGRLIALLLGCMLFVALVVNPLIVFFRIRSNPYPLVFTCLRESGVTAFFTRSSAANIPVNIALCRKLGLEEDTYSVSIPLGATINMAGAAITITVLTLAAVHTLGVEVDLLTALLLSILAAVCACGASGVAGGSLLLIPVACSLFGISNDLAMQVVGVGFIIGVVQDSAETALNSSTDVLFTAAGSVGPQPNVG, from the coding sequence ATGGCGGCCTCGTCCAGTAAAAACAATGCCTTGCTGCAGTTTGTCAGTAACGGCAGCTTAGTAACTCAAATTCTGCTTGGTCTGCTGGCCGGTATTGTGTTGGCGTATATTTCGCCGGATTCGGCGCTCGCGGTCGGCCTGCTGGGCAGCCTGTTTGTCGCGGCCCTGAAATCGGTGGCGCCCTTTCTGGTGTTCGTGTTGGTGACCGCCTCGATTGCCAATCACCAAAAGGGTGCCAAGACGCAACTGGGTCCCATTCTGATTTTGTATCTGGTGGGTACTTTCGCCGCTGCGCTGGTGGCGGTGCTGGCCAGCTTCATATTTCCCTTGACCATCCAGTTGCAGTTGGGCAATGAGGTCGTGAATCCGCCCAGCGGGGTGCTGGAGGTGCTGCGCAATCTATTGCTCAGTGTGGTGGATAATCCGGTCCGTGCGCTGCTGGAGGCCAATTACATTGGCATTCTGGCTTGGGCGGTGGGCTTGGGGCTGGCCTTGCGCCAGGCGCATGGGGTCACCAAGAACGTCGTGTCGGATTTGTCCCTGGGCTTGTCGTTTATTGTGCGGGTGGTGATTCGCTTGGCGCCCATTGGGATTTTCGGCCTGGTGGCTTCAACGATTGCTGAAACCGGTTTTGACGCCTTGCTGGATTATGGCCGACTGATTGCCCTGTTATTGGGCTGCATGCTGTTCGTCGCGCTGGTGGTCAATCCGCTGATTGTGTTTTTTCGTATTCGCAGCAATCCTTATCCCCTGGTCTTCACTTGCCTGAGAGAGTCCGGCGTGACGGCGTTTTTTACCCGTAGCTCGGCGGCCAATATACCCGTCAACATAGCCTTGTGCCGGAAGCTTGGTCTGGAAGAAGACACCTATTCCGTCTCGATCCCGCTGGGGGCCACCATCAATATGGCGGGTGCGGCCATCACCATTACGGTCTTGACGCTGGCCGCAGTGCATACCTTGGGGGTAGAGGTAGACCTGCTCACGGCCTTGTTGCTGAGCATTCTGGCAGCGGTTTGCGCCTGCGGTGCCTCGGGCGTGGCGGGGGGGTCGCTGCTGTTGATTCCGGTGGCCTGCAGCCTGTTCGGGATTTCCAACGACCTGGCGATGCAGGTCGTTGGTGTGGGCTTCATCATCGGTGTCGTGCAGGATTCCGCCGAGACCGCCCTGAATTCGTCGACGGATGTGCTGTTTACGGCTGCAGGTTCGGTTGGGCCTCAGCCCAACGTTGGATAA
- the ompA gene encoding outer membrane protein OmpA, protein MNKPSKIAIGLAIAAMSVVGSASASDNWTNVDGHVWKDASGENCWRDAFWTPATAANEFCGLPVAQSNVVAPTANKIVLNADTFFDFDKSNLKPEGKQVLDQVAQQADSINLETIIAVGYTDSIGTDAYNLKLSDRRAASVKQYLVSKGISADRIYTEGKGEADPVATNKTREGRAQNRRVEIEIVGTRK, encoded by the coding sequence ATGAACAAACCCTCCAAAATCGCTATTGGACTCGCCATCGCTGCCATGTCGGTCGTGGGTTCCGCGTCGGCCTCCGACAACTGGACCAACGTTGACGGTCACGTCTGGAAAGATGCAAGCGGTGAAAACTGCTGGCGCGATGCTTTCTGGACGCCTGCCACTGCAGCCAACGAATTCTGCGGCCTGCCCGTTGCACAATCCAATGTCGTCGCCCCGACGGCTAACAAGATTGTCCTGAATGCCGATACCTTCTTCGACTTCGATAAATCCAATCTAAAGCCCGAAGGCAAGCAAGTCCTCGACCAAGTCGCCCAACAAGCCGACTCGATCAATCTGGAAACCATCATCGCTGTGGGCTACACCGACTCCATCGGTACCGATGCCTACAACCTGAAGCTTTCCGATCGCCGTGCCGCTTCCGTGAAACAGTACCTGGTCAGCAAGGGCATCTCTGCTGATCGCATCTACACTGAAGGCAAGGGCGAAGCCGACCCGGTTGCTACCAACAAGACCCGCGAAGGCCGTGCTCAAAACCGCCGCGTGGAAATCGAAATCGTTGGTACCCGCAAGTAA
- a CDS encoding MDR family MFS transporter, with translation MRSPPHTIPPEDHPDTVMDRAPTPMPHRGWILVALMLTMSLAAMDITIVATVIPQIVGDLGGFEQFSWLFSIYLLAQTITIPIYGKLADLYGRKPVLIGGSAVFLLGSAACALAWGMVPLIVFRALQGLGAGSIMATVNTLAGDLYSTRERARVQGWLSSVWGVAAIVGPTLGGAFAEYATWRWVFLINLPIGLAAIFLIARYLHEHQPNHQHHIDYVGAILMMLAGSAGVFALLQGGNAWAWSSAPSLIAFALTAGLILATILRERAAAEPIMPGWIWRERVMLGSNLGVLGMGLVMMAPGAYLPVFAQSVLGLGPISAGLVLASMSLGWVSASAWSGRLYLQFGFRDTALFGGVLMLLAVLGFVLLPPQPSVWLVTADQILLGAGFGMLSTPLLVGVQSTVPWHQRGVATSANMWSRYLGQSLGAAVVGALFNNAVQTSLANAPATLADTLPSAQDVMTALQAGSESLAVHQYLLSVFDGATRQVYVGMIAAAMLTLMLVLLVPKRPRVLEET, from the coding sequence ATGCGCTCGCCACCTCACACTATTCCCCCAGAGGATCACCCAGACACGGTGATGGACCGCGCACCGACACCGATGCCTCATCGGGGCTGGATTCTGGTGGCCCTGATGCTGACCATGTCGCTCGCCGCCATGGACATCACGATTGTGGCAACCGTCATTCCACAGATTGTGGGGGACCTGGGCGGCTTTGAGCAATTCAGCTGGTTATTTTCCATTTATCTGCTGGCGCAGACCATCACCATTCCTATTTATGGAAAGCTTGCCGACCTGTATGGCCGCAAGCCCGTGCTCATTGGTGGTTCCGCAGTCTTTTTACTGGGCTCCGCAGCCTGCGCGCTGGCCTGGGGCATGGTGCCGCTGATCGTCTTCCGGGCCTTGCAGGGCCTGGGTGCCGGATCCATCATGGCCACGGTCAATACCCTGGCGGGCGACCTGTACTCTACCCGCGAACGGGCGCGAGTCCAGGGCTGGCTGTCCAGCGTCTGGGGGGTCGCCGCCATCGTCGGCCCGACGCTGGGTGGCGCCTTTGCCGAATACGCGACATGGCGCTGGGTGTTTTTGATCAACTTGCCTATCGGACTGGCCGCCATTTTCCTGATCGCCCGATATCTGCATGAACACCAACCCAACCACCAGCACCACATCGATTATGTCGGCGCCATCCTGATGATGCTGGCCGGATCGGCAGGGGTTTTCGCGCTGCTGCAGGGCGGCAACGCCTGGGCCTGGTCCTCCGCCCCCAGCTTGATTGCATTTGCCTTGACGGCAGGCCTGATTCTGGCAACCATTCTGCGCGAACGCGCAGCCGCCGAACCCATCATGCCCGGCTGGATCTGGCGCGAACGCGTGATGTTGGGCTCAAATCTAGGCGTGTTGGGCATGGGGCTGGTCATGATGGCACCCGGCGCATACCTGCCTGTATTCGCCCAATCCGTGCTGGGTCTGGGGCCGATCAGCGCCGGCTTGGTGCTTGCCAGCATGAGCCTGGGCTGGGTCAGCGCGTCGGCCTGGTCAGGGCGTCTATACCTGCAATTCGGCTTTCGCGACACGGCCTTGTTCGGCGGGGTGCTGATGCTGCTGGCGGTGTTGGGCTTCGTCCTGCTGCCGCCCCAACCTTCTGTCTGGCTGGTGACCGCAGATCAGATCTTGCTGGGCGCCGGCTTCGGCATGCTGTCCACCCCGCTGCTGGTGGGAGTGCAGTCTACGGTCCCCTGGCACCAACGTGGCGTGGCCACCAGCGCCAATATGTGGTCACGCTACCTGGGGCAAAGCCTGGGCGCCGCCGTCGTGGGTGCGCTGTTCAACAATGCTGTGCAGACCTCTTTGGCCAATGCCCCCGCAACCCTGGCCGATACCCTGCCATCGGCTCAAGACGTCATGACAGCCCTGCAAGCAGGATCAGAGAGCCTGGCCGTGCACCAGTATCTCTTATCCGTCTTTGATGGTGCTACCCGCCAAGTCTATGTGGGCATGATTGCCGCAGCTATGCTGACCTTGATGCTGGTGCTGCTGGTGCCCAAGCGGCCTCGTGTGCTAGAAGAAACCTAA
- a CDS encoding SLC13 family permease produces MQADQFAAAIQAHPTLGWLSQQDRARLLAAAEPCSYSAGDPIYQAGQSAQYCYWLLVGQVELVRPSTPVLLEADQVFGGEAFADQLSQPGTYLTDALALTDVQVLRVSRSILGGLATRHPGLKSAALMGLAARLGGLPLPESPPQSTPMVKSLPLKQRIGWPAALALPPVVWWLADQAGLPPQGAVYLGLFSLMSLMWLFALVDEFIPPILAVVAMLFIDLVPPQVALRGFYSRTFLLLLGVYALAAVVVSSGLAYRLMLWVLVRLPDSPFWHRTALTLFGFLLSIVMPSSNARLTLLLPLYQEMDQSLKAPAQGPQASALMISVFTGATLFSPLLLTAKSSNLAAFTMLPSQVRSEFQGIEWLVGAAVVAFGLFAAHLLAMRFLFRVETHHPLPADRIRAQITLLGPLRPPEWVAAIAFLVFLLGAIIPQWHQSQAAWLAGLVLVGLLLLGLFNKGSFKTQIDWPLIFFLLSLDGLMEAMQYLNLDDLMIQAIGGGLAWVDGSLGWFILLALMVTVALRLVLPLTAGMILAVTILLPVGLSQGIHPWLVVFLASLFSDIWFMPHQNSALQQAMSAGLRSRCNETLFFHYAWWLNPLRIVLAYASIPYWQWLGLH; encoded by the coding sequence ATGCAGGCAGACCAATTCGCTGCAGCTATTCAGGCACATCCTACGCTGGGCTGGCTATCGCAGCAGGATCGTGCGCGTTTGCTGGCTGCCGCAGAGCCCTGCAGCTATAGTGCTGGAGACCCCATTTACCAGGCGGGCCAGTCAGCCCAGTATTGTTATTGGCTATTGGTCGGCCAGGTCGAACTCGTACGGCCATCGACGCCGGTGCTTCTGGAGGCAGATCAGGTCTTTGGCGGCGAGGCCTTTGCCGATCAGCTGTCGCAGCCGGGTACTTATCTGACGGATGCCCTGGCATTGACCGATGTGCAGGTCTTGCGGGTATCTCGTAGCATATTAGGGGGTCTGGCGACACGCCATCCCGGCCTGAAATCCGCTGCGTTGATGGGACTGGCGGCTCGCCTGGGCGGTCTCCCTCTGCCCGAATCGCCGCCGCAGTCAACGCCCATGGTCAAATCTCTGCCATTGAAGCAGCGCATCGGCTGGCCTGCCGCCTTGGCCTTGCCGCCCGTGGTCTGGTGGTTGGCCGATCAGGCTGGCCTGCCGCCTCAGGGGGCGGTCTATCTGGGGCTGTTTTCCCTGATGTCGCTGATGTGGCTGTTTGCCCTGGTAGACGAGTTTATCCCGCCCATCTTGGCGGTCGTGGCGATGTTGTTCATCGACCTGGTTCCCCCTCAGGTTGCCTTGCGGGGGTTTTATTCGCGCACATTCTTATTGCTGCTGGGGGTCTATGCCTTGGCGGCCGTCGTGGTCAGTTCGGGCCTGGCCTATCGGCTGATGCTCTGGGTTTTGGTCCGGTTGCCGGATTCCCCCTTTTGGCATCGCACAGCCTTGACCTTGTTTGGGTTTTTATTGTCCATTGTCATGCCCTCGTCCAATGCCCGCCTGACATTATTGCTGCCTTTGTATCAGGAAATGGATCAAAGCCTGAAGGCCCCTGCCCAGGGGCCGCAGGCCAGCGCGCTGATGATTTCCGTCTTTACCGGGGCAACCTTGTTTTCGCCTTTGCTATTGACCGCCAAGTCCTCCAACCTGGCCGCATTTACCATGTTGCCCTCGCAGGTGCGCAGCGAATTTCAGGGCATAGAGTGGCTGGTAGGGGCCGCAGTTGTGGCATTTGGCTTGTTTGCGGCCCATTTGCTGGCTATGCGGTTTTTATTCCGTGTCGAGACGCATCATCCGTTGCCGGCTGATCGCATCCGCGCCCAGATTACACTGCTGGGGCCGCTGCGCCCGCCCGAATGGGTGGCTGCGATTGCCTTTCTGGTGTTTTTGCTGGGAGCGATCATTCCCCAGTGGCATCAATCGCAGGCTGCCTGGTTGGCGGGTTTGGTGCTGGTCGGCTTATTGCTGCTGGGCCTGTTCAATAAAGGCTCCTTCAAGACTCAGATCGATTGGCCTTTGATTTTCTTCCTGCTGAGTCTGGATGGCTTGATGGAAGCCATGCAATACCTGAATCTGGATGATTTGATGATTCAGGCCATCGGTGGGGGGCTGGCCTGGGTGGATGGCAGCCTAGGGTGGTTCATTCTGCTGGCCTTGATGGTCACGGTGGCATTGCGGCTGGTGCTGCCGCTGACAGCAGGCATGATTCTGGCGGTGACGATTCTGTTGCCGGTGGGCCTTAGTCAGGGTATCCACCCCTGGTTGGTGGTCTTTCTGGCTTCGCTGTTTTCTGATATCTGGTTCATGCCGCACCAGAACTCTGCTTTGCAGCAGGCGATGTCTGCAGGTTTGCGTAGCCGCTGTAATGAAACCCTGTTTTTTCATTATGCATGGTGGCTCAATCCGCTGCGCATCGTGCTGGCCTATGCCTCTATTCCTTATTGGCAATGGCTAGGGCTGCACTAG
- a CDS encoding HAD-IA family hydrolase, whose amino-acid sequence MSSYLILFDFDGTLADTAPDLAAAANRQREYQGLPPLPYEALRPYASHGARGLLKAALDLDPGTDTYEQTRAQFLQDYAQGMLDQACLFPGVQALLDQLDQADMAWGIVTNKVEYLALPMVQHLGLQAHCRVTVGGDTTPHTKPHPEPLLHAARQAGFAPSQCLYAGDDERDILAGKAAGMATVAAAYGYCSDDPADWAADAIARQPADLWPIIQRWAEAQPNLQP is encoded by the coding sequence ATGTCTTCTTATTTGATCCTGTTTGATTTCGACGGCACACTCGCCGACACCGCCCCCGATCTGGCGGCCGCAGCAAACCGCCAACGCGAATATCAGGGCCTGCCCCCCCTGCCCTACGAGGCCTTGCGGCCCTATGCGTCCCATGGCGCCCGCGGCCTGCTGAAGGCTGCCCTGGACCTGGACCCCGGTACAGATACCTACGAACAAACCCGTGCACAGTTTCTACAGGATTATGCACAGGGCATGCTGGATCAAGCCTGCCTGTTTCCTGGGGTACAAGCCCTGCTGGATCAACTGGACCAGGCAGACATGGCCTGGGGCATCGTCACCAACAAGGTCGAATATCTGGCCCTCCCCATGGTGCAACACCTGGGGCTACAAGCACACTGCCGGGTGACAGTCGGAGGCGACACGACACCGCACACCAAACCCCACCCAGAGCCACTGCTGCATGCGGCTCGCCAGGCAGGATTCGCGCCCAGTCAATGCCTGTATGCGGGCGACGACGAGCGCGATATCCTGGCAGGCAAGGCTGCCGGCATGGCGACAGTGGCGGCTGCTTACGGCTACTGCAGCGACGATCCAGCCGACTGGGCAGCGGACGCCATTGCCCGCCAGCCCGCCGATCTCTGGCCGATTATCCAACGTTGGGCTGAGGCCCAACCGAACCTGCAGCCGTAA
- a CDS encoding carboxymuconolactone decarboxylase family protein, which translates to MSDTPMFPNATPDLAKQRAELAPDQLAAFKAFSKAVFAPGALDAKTKQLIAVAVAHVTQCPYCIKGHTEGASRAGASGAEIMEAIWVAAEMRAGGAYAHSNLALQTLNSLHTHQ; encoded by the coding sequence ATGTCCGACACACCGATGTTTCCCAATGCCACACCGGACCTGGCCAAACAGCGCGCCGAATTGGCGCCGGATCAGTTGGCGGCCTTCAAGGCCTTCAGCAAGGCCGTGTTTGCCCCCGGTGCCCTGGACGCCAAAACCAAACAGCTGATTGCCGTTGCCGTTGCCCATGTCACGCAGTGCCCTTATTGCATCAAAGGCCATACCGAAGGCGCGTCCCGTGCCGGCGCCTCGGGGGCTGAAATCATGGAAGCCATCTGGGTGGCCGCCGAAATGCGCGCAGGCGGCGCCTATGCGCACTCGAATCTGGCCTTGCAGACCCTGAATAGCCTGCACACACATCAATAG
- a CDS encoding DUF924 family protein produces the protein MTHGQLHTPSSAHDAQAMVDFWLAAGPQKWFAKDEDFDAAFRNRFQEAHFAAARQKLEAWLQEPGSALALILLLDQYPRNAFRDTGHMFATDGLALSYARRSLVHLADIQPSLRNFILLPYMHAEDLEAQKTALDLYRQHAPDSMPWAQEHHDIIARFGRFPHRNSALGRSTTAAEQAFLNEGGFSG, from the coding sequence ATGACACACGGCCAACTGCACACACCTTCTTCAGCGCACGACGCCCAGGCCATGGTGGATTTCTGGCTGGCGGCCGGGCCCCAAAAATGGTTCGCCAAGGACGAAGATTTCGATGCAGCATTTCGCAACCGCTTTCAAGAGGCGCATTTTGCAGCGGCCCGCCAGAAGCTGGAAGCCTGGCTGCAGGAGCCAGGGTCCGCACTGGCACTGATTCTGTTGCTGGACCAGTATCCTCGCAATGCTTTCCGGGATACCGGGCATATGTTCGCTACCGATGGCCTAGCGCTATCCTATGCCCGCCGCAGTCTGGTTCACCTGGCTGATATCCAGCCGTCTCTGCGCAACTTTATCCTGCTGCCATACATGCATGCCGAAGACCTGGAGGCCCAAAAAACAGCCTTGGACCTGTATCGACAACATGCCCCGGACTCCATGCCCTGGGCCCAAGAGCACCACGATATCATTGCCCGCTTTGGCCGGTTTCCACACCGTAATTCGGCCTTGGGACGCAGCACCACGGCGGCCGAACAAGCGTTTTTAAACGAAGGTGGATTCAGCGGCTAA